One genomic region from Bradyrhizobium icense encodes:
- a CDS encoding porin, whose amino-acid sequence MITARTFILGSAAGLMALSGAQAADLPVKAKAVEYVRICTLYGAGFFYIPGTDTCIKLGGYLRVDTTFNGGAHGTPAWSGDLGQQNRYRDYFVSRSRMALTVDTRTATEYGVVRTFGQGDFQFNNVGGGSANPSLPFSSNSLSTAGGGYVAVEFLFIQFAGFTFGKSASAYSTPWQGFPGNINSNLLGGQNTDTGVNNIQYTAEFGNGVSASIGLDDPTVWDRTSVYNLSIPGAIGANGTGSNAYAGVHAPDIVGRIRVDQAWGLFQLSAAAHEVNGSYNTLGAGAVPTALSEISGHPESKWGGAVMAALQIKNIPTGAGDDIKLDVSYAKGATKYVIATSGSSPNFAMFGDSGFGYQSVGFGATTDGVYFPGAAGTGGIALTTAWGVRGAFNHNWNPYWSTSLFGSYSAVRYDGGANDNLLGAGTSTAKGAYCAAFAASHSGQALAGNAAGNYTCNPDFNVSQLGVVTRWTPVKNLTFSGEVQWFHLDQKMSGSSVFTATAPKPNALYEFKDQDTVLLQFRAQRNF is encoded by the coding sequence ATGATTACGGCGCGGACATTCATTCTTGGCTCGGCGGCAGGTCTGATGGCCCTGAGCGGCGCACAGGCGGCCGACCTTCCGGTCAAGGCCAAGGCAGTTGAATATGTAAGGATTTGTACGCTTTACGGCGCTGGCTTCTTCTACATTCCGGGTACCGACACCTGCATTAAGCTCGGCGGTTATCTGCGAGTTGACACCACCTTCAACGGCGGAGCGCACGGCACCCCGGCCTGGAGCGGCGATCTTGGTCAGCAAAACCGCTACCGCGATTACTTCGTCTCCCGTTCCCGTATGGCGCTGACGGTCGATACCCGCACCGCCACCGAATACGGCGTTGTCCGCACCTTCGGCCAGGGCGACTTCCAGTTCAACAATGTCGGTGGCGGCTCCGCCAATCCGTCGCTGCCGTTCAGCTCGAATTCACTGTCCACCGCAGGCGGCGGCTATGTCGCGGTCGAGTTCCTTTTCATCCAGTTCGCCGGTTTCACCTTCGGTAAGTCCGCCTCGGCCTATTCAACGCCGTGGCAGGGCTTCCCGGGCAACATCAACTCAAACTTGCTCGGCGGCCAAAATACCGACACCGGCGTCAACAACATCCAGTACACCGCCGAGTTCGGCAACGGCGTATCGGCGTCGATCGGTCTCGATGACCCCACCGTGTGGGATCGCACCTCCGTCTACAATCTGAGCATCCCCGGCGCGATCGGCGCCAACGGCACTGGATCGAACGCCTATGCCGGCGTGCACGCGCCCGACATCGTCGGCAGAATCCGGGTGGATCAGGCCTGGGGGCTGTTCCAGCTTTCGGCAGCCGCGCATGAAGTGAACGGTTCGTACAACACGCTGGGCGCGGGCGCTGTCCCGACCGCACTTTCCGAAATCAGCGGCCACCCCGAGAGCAAGTGGGGCGGTGCGGTGATGGCGGCGTTGCAGATCAAGAACATTCCGACCGGTGCGGGCGACGACATCAAGCTCGACGTATCCTACGCCAAGGGCGCCACCAAGTACGTCATCGCCACCAGCGGCTCCTCGCCCAACTTCGCGATGTTCGGCGATAGCGGGTTCGGCTATCAGAGCGTCGGCTTCGGCGCGACCACCGACGGCGTCTACTTCCCGGGTGCGGCCGGTACTGGCGGTATCGCACTGACTACCGCCTGGGGCGTCCGTGGCGCGTTCAATCACAACTGGAACCCCTACTGGTCGACCAGCCTGTTCGGCAGCTACTCCGCCGTCAGGTACGACGGTGGCGCGAACGACAATCTGCTCGGTGCGGGGACCTCGACGGCAAAGGGCGCTTATTGCGCCGCTTTCGCCGCCAGCCACTCCGGTCAGGCGTTGGCCGGGAATGCTGCGGGCAACTACACCTGCAACCCCGACTTCAACGTCTCGCAACTCGGCGTCGTTACCCGCTGGACCCCGGTCAAGAACCTGACGTTCTCGGGCGAAGTCCAGTGGTTCCATCTCGACCAGAAGATGTCGGGCTCCTCGGTGTTCACGGCGACCGCTCCGAAGCCGAACGCGCTTTACGAGTTCAAGGATCAGGACACCGTCCTGCTCCAGTTCCGCGCCCAGCGTAACTTCTGA
- a CDS encoding Flp family type IVb pilin, with translation MHRLLARFVDDECGATAIEYCLIAAGISIVIVTTVNGVGSMLSTKFTEVSTSIK, from the coding sequence ATGCATCGATTACTGGCACGGTTTGTCGACGATGAATGCGGCGCTACCGCCATCGAATATTGCCTCATTGCGGCCGGCATCAGCATCGTGATCGTCACCACCGTCAACGGCGTCGGCAGCATGCTCAGCACGAAATTCACCGAGGTCAGCACCTCGATCAAATAG
- a CDS encoding Ku protein — MAPRANWKGFLRLSLVTCPVALYPATSDTEKVSFNQINRKTGHRIKYAKVDAETGEEVASEDIMKGYKIDTDTYIEVSKDELDDIALESTRTIEIDEFVPKSDIDGRYLIRPYYLVPDGKVGHDAFAVIRETIRNMDKVAIGRVVLTNREHIIALEPLEKGLMGTLLRYPYEVRNEKEYFDDIQDVKITKDMLDLAKHIVEQKSASFEPEQFEDRYEQALIDLINQKRNGLTTKAKTAPKTTGNVINLMDALKRSLASEQQAAPAAAKTKGKKPKKAAAAGQREMLLPISGSGKRAAKETAKEAPKKAEKPVRTAARTKKAG, encoded by the coding sequence ATGGCCCCCCGCGCCAATTGGAAGGGTTTTCTGCGCCTGTCGCTCGTGACCTGTCCTGTCGCCCTCTATCCGGCGACCTCGGACACCGAGAAGGTCTCGTTCAACCAGATCAACCGCAAGACCGGCCACCGCATCAAATACGCCAAGGTCGACGCCGAGACCGGCGAGGAAGTCGCCAGCGAAGACATCATGAAGGGCTACAAGATCGACACCGATACCTACATCGAAGTGTCGAAGGACGAGCTTGACGATATCGCGCTGGAATCGACCCGCACCATCGAGATCGACGAATTCGTTCCGAAATCCGATATCGACGGCCGCTACCTGATCCGCCCCTATTATCTCGTGCCGGATGGCAAGGTCGGCCACGATGCGTTTGCGGTGATCCGCGAAACCATCCGCAACATGGACAAGGTCGCGATCGGCCGCGTGGTACTGACCAACCGCGAGCACATCATAGCGCTGGAGCCGCTCGAGAAGGGGCTGATGGGAACGCTGCTGCGCTACCCCTATGAAGTGCGCAACGAGAAGGAATATTTCGACGATATCCAGGACGTGAAGATCACCAAGGATATGCTTGATCTGGCAAAGCATATCGTCGAACAGAAATCCGCTTCATTCGAGCCCGAGCAGTTCGAGGACCGCTATGAGCAGGCGCTGATCGACCTTATCAACCAGAAGCGCAACGGCCTGACGACCAAGGCCAAGACGGCGCCGAAGACGACCGGCAACGTCATCAATCTGATGGATGCGCTGAAGCGCAGCCTTGCCAGCGAACAGCAGGCCGCCCCTGCCGCCGCCAAGACGAAGGGCAAGAAGCCGAAGAAGGCCGCTGCTGCCGGGCAGCGCGAGATGCTGCTGCCGATCAGCGGTAGCGGCAAGCGCGCCGCCAAGGAAACAGCGAAGGAAGCGCCGAAGAAGGCGGAAAAGCCGGTGCGTACCGCCGCCCGCACCAAGAAGGCCGGATGA
- a CDS encoding response regulator transcription factor: MRLLVVEDDPDLNRQLTTALTDAGYVVDRAFDGEEGHYLGDSEPYDAVVLDIGLPKMDGISVLEAWRRKGRAMPVLILTARDRWSDKVQGFDAGADDYVAKPFHLEEVLARIRALLRRSTGHAQSELTCGPVSLDTRTGRVSVSGNPIKMTSHEYRLLAYLMHHTGRVVSRTELVEHLYDQDFDRDSNTIEVFVGRIRKKLDVDIIQTVRGLGYLLTPPSPGA, encoded by the coding sequence TTGCGCCTGCTTGTTGTTGAGGACGATCCGGATCTCAACCGTCAGCTTACGACGGCTTTGACGGATGCCGGTTATGTGGTTGATCGCGCGTTCGACGGCGAGGAGGGGCACTATCTGGGCGACAGCGAGCCCTATGACGCCGTCGTGCTCGATATCGGGTTGCCGAAGATGGACGGCATATCGGTTCTGGAGGCGTGGCGCCGCAAGGGCCGCGCCATGCCGGTCCTGATCCTCACCGCGCGCGACCGCTGGAGCGACAAGGTGCAGGGTTTTGATGCCGGCGCGGACGACTATGTCGCAAAGCCGTTTCACCTCGAGGAAGTGCTGGCGCGAATTCGCGCGCTGCTCCGCCGCTCCACCGGCCACGCCCAGTCGGAACTGACCTGCGGCCCCGTCTCGCTGGATACCCGCACCGGGCGGGTCAGCGTATCGGGCAATCCGATCAAGATGACGTCGCACGAATACCGGCTGCTGGCCTATCTGATGCATCACACCGGCCGCGTGGTATCGCGCACTGAACTGGTCGAGCACCTCTACGACCAGGACTTCGACCGCGACTCCAACACCATCGAAGTGTTCGTCGGCCGCATCCGCAAGAAGCTAGACGTCGACATCATCCAGACCGTGCGCGGGCTCGGCTATCTCTTGACGCCGCCATCGCCCGGCGCCTGA
- a CDS encoding sensor histidine kinase, whose product MRGSSLATRLFLSATAWVVVILLITGVILSSVYRNATERAFDRRLNLYLRTLIAEVATPDEPPEQQFQSLGEPLFELPLSGWYWQIVRTDEKAETKASRSLWDKKLPKLEDIGAELTPAGIRLGYVNGPEGQDLRVVERPVDLGADGKFLVSVAGDASEIFDEIRAFDYYLGGTFAALGIVLLLTTIFQVRFGLAPLKRISESIADIRSGRAERLEGQFPVEIAPLARETNALIDANREIVERARTHVGNLAHAIKTPLSVIVNEASAHTVDPFASKVLEQAFVMRDQVAHHLERARIAARVTIVGTVTEVAPAIEALRRTMEKIHRDRAVTIAVKADPQAKFRGERQDLEEMAGNLVDNACKWASSQVSIEVRAESPAEPGTGPRLRIIVDDDGRGLSAAERAQVSRRGQRLDESKPGSGLGLSIVVDLAGLYGGSLALGDAPIGGLRAELVLPGI is encoded by the coding sequence ATGCGCGGAAGTTCGCTTGCCACGCGGTTGTTCCTCTCGGCGACCGCGTGGGTGGTCGTGATCCTGCTGATCACCGGCGTGATCCTGTCATCGGTCTACCGGAACGCGACCGAGCGCGCCTTCGACCGCCGCCTCAACCTCTACCTCCGCACCCTGATCGCCGAAGTCGCAACGCCGGACGAGCCGCCTGAGCAACAGTTCCAGTCGCTCGGCGAACCGCTGTTCGAGCTGCCCTTGTCCGGCTGGTACTGGCAGATCGTCCGGACCGACGAGAAGGCCGAAACGAAGGCCTCGCGTTCGCTATGGGACAAGAAGCTGCCGAAGCTCGAGGATATCGGAGCGGAGCTGACCCCGGCCGGTATCCGTCTCGGTTACGTCAACGGTCCGGAGGGCCAGGATCTGAGGGTGGTCGAGCGGCCGGTCGACCTCGGCGCCGACGGCAAGTTTCTGGTCAGCGTGGCCGGCGACGCATCCGAGATTTTCGACGAGATCCGCGCCTTCGATTACTACCTCGGCGGCACCTTCGCCGCGCTCGGGATCGTGCTGCTCCTGACCACGATCTTCCAGGTCCGCTTCGGGCTGGCGCCGCTCAAGCGCATCTCGGAATCGATCGCCGACATCCGCTCCGGACGCGCCGAACGGCTCGAGGGCCAATTTCCGGTCGAGATCGCCCCGCTGGCGCGCGAGACCAACGCGCTGATCGACGCCAACCGCGAGATCGTCGAGCGCGCCCGTACCCATGTCGGCAACCTTGCCCATGCCATCAAGACGCCGCTGTCCGTGATCGTCAACGAGGCCTCCGCCCACACGGTGGATCCCTTTGCGAGCAAGGTCTTGGAGCAGGCTTTTGTGATGCGGGATCAGGTCGCACATCACCTTGAGCGCGCCCGTATCGCCGCGCGCGTCACCATCGTCGGCACCGTCACCGAGGTCGCACCCGCCATCGAGGCGCTGCGACGGACCATGGAAAAGATTCATCGGGATCGCGCCGTCACGATCGCGGTCAAGGCGGACCCGCAGGCAAAGTTCCGAGGCGAGCGTCAGGATCTCGAGGAGATGGCCGGCAATCTGGTCGACAATGCCTGCAAATGGGCGTCCTCGCAGGTATCTATCGAGGTGCGGGCGGAATCGCCAGCGGAGCCTGGCACCGGGCCGCGGCTGCGGATCATCGTCGATGACGATGGCCGCGGGTTGTCCGCTGCCGAACGCGCGCAGGTGTCCCGGCGCGGCCAGCGCCTGGACGAATCCAAGCCGGGCTCCGGGCTTGGGCTTTCGATCGTGGTCGATCTTGCCGGCCTCTATGGCGGTAGCCTCGCCCTGGGTGACGCCC